The proteins below come from a single Rosa rugosa chromosome 2, drRosRugo1.1, whole genome shotgun sequence genomic window:
- the LOC133731709 gene encoding auxin response factor 4 isoform X1 has translation MEFDLNHAVVADVVEKNAYCNGDCDKGGCAHCLSSSTSSCSSNSSSVPVISSIYLELWHACAGPLISLPKKGNVVVYFPQGHLEQVASSSPPFSSMEKPHFDLQPQIFCKVVNVQLLANKENDEVYTHVTLLPQAESAGMNLEGKELEELGVDEGDGGSPTKSTPHMFCKTLTASDTSTHGGFSVPRRAAEDCFPPLDYKQQRPSQELVAKDLHGVEWRFRHIYRGQPRRHLLTTGWSIFISQKNLVSGDAVLFLRGENGELRLGIRRAVRPRNGLPDSVIGNQNSYSSVLSPVANAVSTKSMFHVFYSPRASHSEFVIPYQKYVRSIANPVTMGTRFKMRFDRDDSPERRCSGVVTGISDLDPYRWRNSKWRCLMVRWDDDIGNDHQERVSLWEIDPSVSLPPLSIQSSPRLKKLRTSLQAFPPNHSIPAGSCGLMDFEETVKSSKVLQGQENMGFISPHYGCDTLKSPVDFEMQPSAHQNLASHVTQKATIDEFMRAHHTSYTGFAESDRFPKVLQGQEICPLRSLTGKANFNLGDWESNLGSTSFNSYQAPKPNMFTLGSESLLNMYFPYGDIHKVGQDPMICSNTTNLPRESIKVNPYSIQMGVTRNEVGRPKKPGEHQPQESTSALPTLVTNIKSPKEVSADGTANGCKLFGFSLSGETPTLSQSSSKRSCTKVHKQGSLVGRAIDLSKLNGYGDLLSELERLFSMEGLLRDPNKGWRILYTDSENDVMVVGDDPWHEFCNVVSKIHIYTQEEVEKMTIGMISDDTQSCLEQAPPMLEVSKSSSVGQPDSSPTAIRV, from the exons ATGGAATTTGATCTGAACCATGCAGTAGTGGCTGATGTGGTGGAGAAGAATGCATATTGTAATGGAGATTGTGACAAGGGTGGTTGTGCTCATTGTTTGTCCTCTTCaacttcttcttgttcttcaaaTTCATCATCAGTTCCTGTGATTTCTTCAATCTATTTGGAGCTTTGGCATGCTTGTGCTGGTCCACTCATTTCACTACCCAAGAAAGGAAATGTGGTTGTCTACTTCCCACAAGGTCACTTGGAACAAGTTGCCTCATCATCCCCTCCTTTCTCATCCATGGAGAAGCCTCACTTTGATCTCCAGCCACAGATCTTCTGCAAGGTTGTCAATGTCCAGCTGCTT GCTAACAAGGAGAATGATGAGGTCTATACACATGTTACTTTGCTTCCTCAGGCAGAG TCGGCAGGAATGAATTTGGAAGGCAAAGAGCTTGAAGAGTTGGGGGTGGATGAGGGGGATGGGGGATCACCTACAAAATCAACCCCTCACATGTTTTGCAAAACACTTACAGCTTCTGATACCAGTACCCATGGAGGGTTCTCTGTTCCTCGCAGAGCTGCAGAAGACTGTTTCCCTCCTCTG GATTATAAGCAGCAAAGGCCCTCTCAAGAGCTTGTTGCAAAGGACCTACATGGTGTAGAATGGAGGTTTCGACATATTTATAGAG GTCAGCCACGGCGGCATCTGCTCACCACAGGGTGGAGTATTTTTATAAGCCAAAAGAATCTTGTCTCAGGGGATGCTGTGCTCTTTCTGAG GGGTGAAAATGGAGAGCTTAGGTTGGGCATTAGAAGAGCTGTTCGGCCTAGAAATGGCCTTCCTGATTCAGTTATCGGCAACCAGAATTCTTATTCTAGTGTTCTTTCCCCAGTCGCTAATGCTGTATCCACCAAGAGCATGTTCCATGTATTCTACAGTCCAAG GGCAAGCCATTCGGAGTTTGTTATTCCCTACCAAAAATATGTTAGAAGCATTGCTAATCCAGTGACCATGGGGACAAGATTCAAAATGAGATTTGATAGGGATGATTCACCAGAAAGAAG GTGCAGTGGTGTAGTGACCGGCATCAGTGACTTGGATCCCTATCGATGGCGAAACTCAAAATGGAGATGCTTAATG GTGAGATGGGATGACGATATAGGAAATGATCATCAAGAACGAGTCTCTCTGTGGGAGATTGATCCTTCTGTTTCTCTCCCACCTTTGAGCATTCAGTCTTCTCCAAGATTGAAGAAACTGCGGACAAGTCTGCAGGCGTTCCCACCTAACCACTCCATTCCTG CTGGAAGTTGTGGGCTTATGGACTTTGAGGAGACAGTTAAATCCTCTAAGGTCTTGCAAGGTCAAGAAAATATGGGTTTCATATCACCCCACTATGGATGTGATACATTAAAGAGCCCTGTGGATTTTGAGATGCAGCCTTCGGCACATCAAAATCTTGCATCACATGTAACCCAGAAGGCTACTATTGACGAGTTCATGAGAGCTCACCACACCAGTTACACAGGATTTGCGGAATCTGATAGATTTCCGAAAGTCTTGCAAGGTCAAGAAATATGCCCATTGAGATCTTTGACAGGAAAAGCAAATTTCAATCTGGGCGATTGGGAGTCCAATCTTGGTAGCACATCTTTCAACAGTTATCAGGCACCCAAACCGAATATGTTCACTCTGGGTTCTGAATCGCTTCTAAACATGTATTTTCCTTATGGTGACATTCACAAGGTTGGCCAAGATCCCATGATATGCTCTAATACTACCAACTTACCCAGAGAGAGTATCAAAGTGAACCCATATTCTATTCAGATGGGAGTTACAAGAAACGAAGTTGGAAGGCCAAAAAAACCTGGTGAGCATCAGCCACAGGAAAGTACCTCTGCTCTTCCTACTTTAGTGACAAATATAAAAAGTCCGAAAGAGGTCAGCGCTGATGGAACTGCTAATGGATGTAAACTTTTCGGTTTTTCCTTATCGGGGGAAACTCCCACACTAAGTCAGAGTTCTAGTAAGAGGAGTTGTACAAAG GTTCACAAGCAAGGCAGCTTAGTGGGAAGAGCCATTGATCTCTCAAAACTGAATGGCTACGGTGACCTGCTGAGCGAACTAGAGCGGCTATTTAGCATGGAAGGCCTTCTACGAGATCCTAATAAAGGATGGCGGATCTTGTATACTGACAGTGAGAATGATGTCATGGTTGTTGGGGATGACCCATGGCA TGAGTTCTGCAACGTGGTTTCCAAAATTCACATATACACCCAGGAAGAAGTGGAGAAGATGACAATCGGAATGATCAGTGATGATACCCAAAGTTGTTTGGAACAAGCTCCACCTATGCTGGAAGTGTCAAAGTCCTCATCAGTTGGGCAGCCGGATTCTTCTCCAACAGCAATTAGGGTCTGA
- the LOC133728089 gene encoding serpin-ZX-like, protein MILPPGSVSSGTSLIFANALYFKATWNDTYFNASKTKEHEFHLLNGDSVKGVPFMTSKYCHSIGTFDGFKVLRLPFMKYDHDDLLKDRSRNRKYDPRQFSMFWLLPDATDGLPALAERVCSESGFLDRHRSCGSVRVGDFLIPKFKISSRFGASGVLKKMGLGDVCNSMEIVHESVIEVDENGTTAAAATCGQLYCSLGEHYEPEEKVDFVADHPFMFLISENMTGTVLFMGQVLNPLAG, encoded by the coding sequence ATGATTCTTCCTCCCGGCTCAGTCAGCAGTGGGACGAGTCTCATCTTTGCAAACGCCTTATACTTCAAAGCAACTTGGAACGACACGTACTTTAATGCATCGAAGACAAAAGAGCATGAGTTTCACCTTCTGAATGGGGACTCGGTTAAGGGAGTGCCTTTCATGACCAGCAAGTATTGTCACTCAATCGGTACCTTTGACGGCTTTAAAGTCTTGAGACTTCCTTTCATGAAGTATGACCATGATGACTTATTAAAGGATCGCTCACGTAACCGTAAATACGACCCCCGGCAATTCTCTATGTTCTGGTTGCTTCCGGATGCAACAGATGGGCTGCCGGCTCTGGCCGAGAGAGTTTGTTCCGAATCTGGGTTTCTAGATCGCCATAGATCGTGTGGGAGTGTTAGGGTGGGGGACTTCTTGATCCCAAAGTTCAAAATTTCTTCCAGGTTCGGAGCTTCGGGTGTTCTGAAGAAAATGGGGCTGGGGGATGTTTGTAATTCAATGGAGATTGTTCATGAATCTGTAATAGAGGTTGATGAAAATGGCACAACAGCTGCAGCTGCAACTTGTGGTCAATTGTATTGTAGCTTAGGCGAACACTATGAGCCCGAAGAAAAGGTAGACTTTGTGGCTGATCACCCCTTCATGTTTCTGATAAGCGAAAACATGACGGGAACGGTGCTGTTCATGGGGCAGGTACTCAATCCTCTTGCGGGATGA
- the LOC133731709 gene encoding auxin response factor 4 isoform X2 yields MEFDLNHAVVADVVEKNAYCNGDCDKGGCAHCLSSSTSSCSSNSSSVPVISSIYLELWHACAGPLISLPKKGNVVVYFPQGHLEQVASSSPPFSSMEKPHFDLQPQIFCKVVNVQLLANKENDEVYTHVTLLPQAESAGMNLEGKELEELGVDEGDGGSPTKSTPHMFCKTLTASDTSTHGGFSVPRRAAEDCFPPLDYKQQRPSQELVAKDLHGVEWRFRHIYRGQPRRHLLTTGWSIFISQKNLVSGDAVLFLRGENGELRLGIRRAVRPRNGLPDSVIGNQNSYSSVLSPVANAVSTKSMFHVFYSPRASHSEFVIPYQKYVRSIANPVTMGTRFKMRFDRDDSPERSGVVTGISDLDPYRWRNSKWRCLMVRWDDDIGNDHQERVSLWEIDPSVSLPPLSIQSSPRLKKLRTSLQAFPPNHSIPAGSCGLMDFEETVKSSKVLQGQENMGFISPHYGCDTLKSPVDFEMQPSAHQNLASHVTQKATIDEFMRAHHTSYTGFAESDRFPKVLQGQEICPLRSLTGKANFNLGDWESNLGSTSFNSYQAPKPNMFTLGSESLLNMYFPYGDIHKVGQDPMICSNTTNLPRESIKVNPYSIQMGVTRNEVGRPKKPGEHQPQESTSALPTLVTNIKSPKEVSADGTANGCKLFGFSLSGETPTLSQSSSKRSCTKVHKQGSLVGRAIDLSKLNGYGDLLSELERLFSMEGLLRDPNKGWRILYTDSENDVMVVGDDPWHEFCNVVSKIHIYTQEEVEKMTIGMISDDTQSCLEQAPPMLEVSKSSSVGQPDSSPTAIRV; encoded by the exons ATGGAATTTGATCTGAACCATGCAGTAGTGGCTGATGTGGTGGAGAAGAATGCATATTGTAATGGAGATTGTGACAAGGGTGGTTGTGCTCATTGTTTGTCCTCTTCaacttcttcttgttcttcaaaTTCATCATCAGTTCCTGTGATTTCTTCAATCTATTTGGAGCTTTGGCATGCTTGTGCTGGTCCACTCATTTCACTACCCAAGAAAGGAAATGTGGTTGTCTACTTCCCACAAGGTCACTTGGAACAAGTTGCCTCATCATCCCCTCCTTTCTCATCCATGGAGAAGCCTCACTTTGATCTCCAGCCACAGATCTTCTGCAAGGTTGTCAATGTCCAGCTGCTT GCTAACAAGGAGAATGATGAGGTCTATACACATGTTACTTTGCTTCCTCAGGCAGAG TCGGCAGGAATGAATTTGGAAGGCAAAGAGCTTGAAGAGTTGGGGGTGGATGAGGGGGATGGGGGATCACCTACAAAATCAACCCCTCACATGTTTTGCAAAACACTTACAGCTTCTGATACCAGTACCCATGGAGGGTTCTCTGTTCCTCGCAGAGCTGCAGAAGACTGTTTCCCTCCTCTG GATTATAAGCAGCAAAGGCCCTCTCAAGAGCTTGTTGCAAAGGACCTACATGGTGTAGAATGGAGGTTTCGACATATTTATAGAG GTCAGCCACGGCGGCATCTGCTCACCACAGGGTGGAGTATTTTTATAAGCCAAAAGAATCTTGTCTCAGGGGATGCTGTGCTCTTTCTGAG GGGTGAAAATGGAGAGCTTAGGTTGGGCATTAGAAGAGCTGTTCGGCCTAGAAATGGCCTTCCTGATTCAGTTATCGGCAACCAGAATTCTTATTCTAGTGTTCTTTCCCCAGTCGCTAATGCTGTATCCACCAAGAGCATGTTCCATGTATTCTACAGTCCAAG GGCAAGCCATTCGGAGTTTGTTATTCCCTACCAAAAATATGTTAGAAGCATTGCTAATCCAGTGACCATGGGGACAAGATTCAAAATGAGATTTGATAGGGATGATTCACCAGAAAGAAG TGGTGTAGTGACCGGCATCAGTGACTTGGATCCCTATCGATGGCGAAACTCAAAATGGAGATGCTTAATG GTGAGATGGGATGACGATATAGGAAATGATCATCAAGAACGAGTCTCTCTGTGGGAGATTGATCCTTCTGTTTCTCTCCCACCTTTGAGCATTCAGTCTTCTCCAAGATTGAAGAAACTGCGGACAAGTCTGCAGGCGTTCCCACCTAACCACTCCATTCCTG CTGGAAGTTGTGGGCTTATGGACTTTGAGGAGACAGTTAAATCCTCTAAGGTCTTGCAAGGTCAAGAAAATATGGGTTTCATATCACCCCACTATGGATGTGATACATTAAAGAGCCCTGTGGATTTTGAGATGCAGCCTTCGGCACATCAAAATCTTGCATCACATGTAACCCAGAAGGCTACTATTGACGAGTTCATGAGAGCTCACCACACCAGTTACACAGGATTTGCGGAATCTGATAGATTTCCGAAAGTCTTGCAAGGTCAAGAAATATGCCCATTGAGATCTTTGACAGGAAAAGCAAATTTCAATCTGGGCGATTGGGAGTCCAATCTTGGTAGCACATCTTTCAACAGTTATCAGGCACCCAAACCGAATATGTTCACTCTGGGTTCTGAATCGCTTCTAAACATGTATTTTCCTTATGGTGACATTCACAAGGTTGGCCAAGATCCCATGATATGCTCTAATACTACCAACTTACCCAGAGAGAGTATCAAAGTGAACCCATATTCTATTCAGATGGGAGTTACAAGAAACGAAGTTGGAAGGCCAAAAAAACCTGGTGAGCATCAGCCACAGGAAAGTACCTCTGCTCTTCCTACTTTAGTGACAAATATAAAAAGTCCGAAAGAGGTCAGCGCTGATGGAACTGCTAATGGATGTAAACTTTTCGGTTTTTCCTTATCGGGGGAAACTCCCACACTAAGTCAGAGTTCTAGTAAGAGGAGTTGTACAAAG GTTCACAAGCAAGGCAGCTTAGTGGGAAGAGCCATTGATCTCTCAAAACTGAATGGCTACGGTGACCTGCTGAGCGAACTAGAGCGGCTATTTAGCATGGAAGGCCTTCTACGAGATCCTAATAAAGGATGGCGGATCTTGTATACTGACAGTGAGAATGATGTCATGGTTGTTGGGGATGACCCATGGCA TGAGTTCTGCAACGTGGTTTCCAAAATTCACATATACACCCAGGAAGAAGTGGAGAAGATGACAATCGGAATGATCAGTGATGATACCCAAAGTTGTTTGGAACAAGCTCCACCTATGCTGGAAGTGTCAAAGTCCTCATCAGTTGGGCAGCCGGATTCTTCTCCAACAGCAATTAGGGTCTGA